GTATAGGCCTGCTATAACTGTGAAATGGCATTTTAGTACCAGCAAGCCTCCTTCTTCCCACAACCTGAAGATACTATATGTCAAAAATGGGGTTGTTTAATAGAACTTTCTGCCATGTATGCTTTCCAAGAGTGGCCACTAGCCAGATGTTGCTCTGGAGTTCTTACAATGTGGTCAGTGTAACTGATGaaccaaatttttaattttaattaatttaaacttaaataggCACACGTGGCTAGTGACTACTGTAATGTACAGTGCAGGTCCAGAATGCATGTTGAAATAGCTGGAGCAGTAAACAAATGTGATTACTATGCCCTCATCCCCACCTCTTTTTAATGTTGTTCAGTTCTTACCTATAGCAGAGTCCAATTCAAGTCTCATTTTCCGGATGAAGTTTTCACTGACCATTGTAACACACATGGATGTCTTTCTTGTCTGAATCCTAAAGACAATTTTTATAATGGAATTTAGTGCCTGACTGTACCTTGCACAATAGTTTAATATATAAGTTTTATTAgcataaaacaatacaaataatacTGTTAGCTTTTATTCATTGAAAGCTTACAGTGCTCAACTTTACACATATCTTATTTCATCCTCCTAACAGGCTGGTCAAGTATGTACTATAATCTCtatttagaggcacctgggtggctcagttggttaagcgtctgccttcagcccaggccatgatctcagggttctgggatcaagccccaccttgggctccctgctcagtagggagtctgcttctccctctccctctgcccctccccactgcttgtgctctctctctcactctctcaaataaaaaaataaaatcttttttaaaaaaatctctatttaaCATAGAGATTCActggctcagagagatgaagtgactcGCCTGGGTTAAACAGACAGTGAGTGGCAGAACTAGAACTTGAAACCAGGTCCATGACTAGTCTACACAGGTAGGGACCTTGTCGGAATAGGTAGGGTCTTATGAGATATTTTGGCCTGATTTGATTACTGGAAGTCATCATAACAAATACAAGCCCCATTTGAGAAGACTACTTTATAACAATTACAGCATAATAGGAGTAAAAGATTATGATTCAATTTAAATTACAAGAGTATTTCATTTCTAGTGAAAGACTGCTTCAAAGTTCCTGTCATTTTCTTAAAGACCACTTGCTCCCTCTAGTGAAAATCAATGTGAATACCATGCCCACTAAGTAATAAGATTCTCAGTAGATGTACCTTCCTTTGGCGTGTCTTAGAAATTTGTGGAGGtgtattttgattattaaaaagaATGTTATTGGCTTTCATTAGGTAGTGTAAAGAATGCTATATACCAACGGTAAGTCCTCAAGAACAATAAAATTGTCCCACTTCAGAGAGGGGAAACCacctatatttatttatgtgagccTGGAATTTAACATCATTTTACATGTAAAAATGAAGTATGTTTGCACTGTTTTACTGTGCAGTCAATATTCGAGGAAGGAAACTATGACATTTCATCTTATTTAAGACATTATCAATTGTAAAAGATAGTATTATTTAAATATCAccaagaaaagatagaaaaaaagaaaatattgctgaTTAAACTATGACACAATGcatttttatacataatttttactACATCTTTCAAAAGCTCTTTTAGACTTTATTTAGATGTAAATCAGATATCACACTTGCTTGGgcatatataaaaggaaaaacaaaagcaaaataaattaaggtatttttaaaacttcttcatATTCAGAAAATTTTCTGCAACAGTTTTTGACTCAGAGTTGTCAGTATCCATGTTTTTCCAAACAATATTATCCTCTCTACTCTCAACTACTTTGGTGATGctatatttcttaaaatggtgTCCAATTCTTGTATCTATGATTTTCTTCAAAGACACAGATACCAATTAAGTTTTGATGTTGTCCCTTTTTTGAGCCTTCCTAAGAAATTGATGGAAAGTTTTCAAACTATAGGTTGTAGCTCTTCCTCAGATGGTCTTTAAAGTTTGTCCAGAATGAAATCAGTAACAACAACTAAGTTCTCACATGCTCAGGCAATGACAACAACGTCATGACTGACACCTGGATGATAGTGCTTATAAGACACACTTTGATTacagaaatgtgaaaatgtatttctttcctttctttttttggtgaaaatgtattttttacaaTGGAAGAAATATGGAGCCATGGCAATCTAGGGgaactcttcctttttcttttccagaacttAACCGAGATTTGGTCACTGAGAGGAATGCTACTCAGGGTATTTGAGTCACAAGTAAAACCTACCTGTATCGGTCTCCATCTATGCTGATTATACTAACAGGTGTAACTTTCTATTTTGTGATTTCTTATAATGTGGGCATGTTAATGCCTTTGCATATTAAAACAGACACTATTATAAATTACTTCTCTCTTTTATATCAGAGTCgtcattatatatatgtttttctattaATGTGTGTAGGTGGATTATATTTTCCATGAATTTCATGTCAAGAAAGTAAAGACTAACTTGCTAAAAAAAAGTGATGGGGGTCACATAGGGTTTACAAAATACTGAATTTAGGTATTATGAATAACCACTTTTCCTTTAAACAGAAAGCAAATCCTGGCATACTTTCCTAACAAATATTAATATGCTTGTGGATAGGGGAATGGTAGTAGGCAGATAAATGTGTATTAATTCAACATTAGGGGAGTGCAAAAAGGTAGTATATGAAGCAGAGCCAAAATATACTcccccataaaataaaatgtaatgccAGTACAGACGTACTGGTAGTTTTTATAAGAtgatttaaagttttgttttattcaaatcAACAAATATCATTAAGGACCTACCAAAATCTCAGCTCCATGCTATGCTGAGTAAATGCAAAAGAAGAAGCAACTGTGTCCTCTCTCATGGGATGATGCTAGGATACTGGAATGCTGAGACTGACATGCATGAAACAACCAGAGTCACTAAGAGGACGAATATAATTAAGTGCTCAATTGCATGGCACAGCTCATAAAAAAAGTTGTAAGAATTCAGAGCAGGATGATTAATGAGTCATAGAGTGGTTCAGGGAAGTTTCCCctaggagaaaggaggaggaatttAAGAATTTTTACGTACGATTTTGGTTAAGTTAGTTAACCTCTCAGTTActgtttcctcttttataaaatttgaCAATTTAAGGCATATAAAATGCCTAGCACATTCTAAAGCAAGATAGGTTTGTGATAGGGTCTTAGAGAATGAACAGTATCGACCTAAAAAGAGAATGTTTTAGATAGCAAGATAACTGTGTCATGTAAAAAAGACACATATTCCTTTTAAGACTTTAGGTtcaaaagataaggaaaaacttctgcaagtaatagctgcaaataatattattaatatattaagtaCAATTTTCTGTGGCAAATAGcaatcatattcttttttttccccctgcatagCAAAATAACTCCTTGAGCACATGAAACTTGGTGCAGACTGAAATCCTAAAGAGTTCTTTCTTCCATGAAAagattctttcttaaaaaaaaagttgcacagAATACGcaaatctgcttttccctctaaaTCCTCGTTTCTCGCTGGACCTTCTCTTTTCAAAAGTGATTAGAACTTAGACTCTCCATCTTCTATAATGAAGAGTTATCACCACAATCACTTCTCTACTGTGACTTTCagacaaaattaggaaaatttaagtttttccttattttctgaatatattcaaCCAAGTATCCCATATCATGGCTTTTCCAAATGTACTGATAGTAAGAGAGGGGAAGTTTCCTTCACAGTGTCTCAACACTTACACTCCCTAGAATCCTGATTACATTTATATGCACCATCTATCACTGGAGTCTTTCCTAACATTATCAGTCAGAGCACTAATTAAATACACTTGCAGACATCATAATAGTGCCTTTGACAAATAAAGCCACATCTAGTCCTGATGAAAGCCTGGCAATAGAGTCTTCTGCTTAAAAACAGAAGGCATATTAGAGTAATAAAAGTTTCCAGTTTAGGTCAAATTAGATTATTCCAGTTCCAAGACAGAGGATGATTTCATGGCAATAAGTGGGCCTTGTGGAAAATTCCATTATTCATTCTTATCTACAAGAGTAATTGTCAGCCAAGCACCAAGCACCACAAGGAGAAACTGTATTCTGTTCATTTGTTCCCGTATTTAACATTCTAATAATGTAACACTGTGCAAGGCAGTGTGTTAGGTACTACGTAAATGGTGGTAAACAAAACTATGACCCTGTCCTCCTGGAGTTCATAGTCTTCTCAAATATCTTTTGTGGTAGGTTTTGGCTTTAATGTTCTCTTTCTGGATATTGCCTAATTCTGGTCTTGATAACCAAAGAGGCTCAGGATATGACACATCACAGCTGTCAGGAGGAGGCAGGACCTCAGAGGAAGCAATGGGCAAGCACCAAGGAGCTGCTGCTAGGAAAAACAtgacacacacagagatgcaAACAAACGTCAACCCAAGGAGTATTCGTTTCATATTGCTTgagtaacaaattactacaaacttagtAGTTTAAAACCACACAAATTAACTTTTTTATGTATATTCTGGAGGTTAGACATCATAAAGATGTTGGCAGTGCTGCATTCCTTTGGAGGCTCTACGGGAGAATCTATTTCCTTACCTTTCCAGATTCTAGAGGCTGCCTTTATTCCTTGGATCCTGGTTCCATCTTCAAATTCCACAGCACAGCACCttcaaatctctttctttttctcacctctGCTTTGATTGTCATATATTCAAAGACTGACACTCCAActtccttcttataaggaccaTTGTAAATACATGGgtcccacctggataatccagcgTAATCTTCCCATCTCCAGATCTTTAACCTAAGcacatttgcaaagtcccttttgccacagaagagaacatattcacagattctgatGATTAGGAGgaggacatctttggggggcatTAATAAAATAGACTACAATCCAAGGCaaagcaaataggaaaaaaaatgtttgcctgTTTTGCACCTTGAGTCAACCAACTGCACACCCGCATTCTGCAAGTTTGTCTTCTACTTCAGGACTATCTTGATTACCTATTTTAATTagcttttctttataaaaaatggtGGCAGGAGATCCCCCACTAGTATTTCTCTGAGGCCTTGTTTACTTTGTAACACCAGTTTTCTTCACAAGTCAACAAACTAAAACAACCAAAGACAGACACCCCTCTTAAGCTCTATGAGCTGACTGCAATGAATACGTACTTCATTTGGGCCAACCTCTCCTACCTCTCTGCAGAACTAAATTCGTGAACAGATTAATAGTTTATGGGACTGAAAATAGCTTTTCTAATTTCCTGCAGTGAGGGGCCACGAAACAAGATTCAGCTAATTGGCCCTGGCTTAATTTCTGCAGAAATTACGTAGCACAAACTCTTCTTTGAAGTAGATTATCAACTCAGAACTAGCAAGGAATACTATGCGTCACTTTAGAGGTAAAAAGCCGCGGAGCAGTTTTTTCTCCCAGTAATGTTAGAGGCCAGTCATTTCtacttgagaaaaaagaaacaatttgctTTTCATgccagtttaaaaataaagatatttttgctcCTGGCCATTATGGGGTAATTTACCTTCCTGCCTGAAAAATACTTACGCAAAACCAGTAAAACATGTTTTCAGACAACGACAACAGGCAGTGTAGTGCTGTGACCGCTACGATTACCCCAGCTTACATGCTGGAAGCAGTTTCCAGAGGCACCGCGGGGAGGGTGCTCACTGCCTTCAGTCTCTGTGTCCGAAATAGATTCACACAAGCAAAACTACGATAACCCGGGACATCAGGCAAGGGCGGAGCAAGCAGGGAGTTCTCGCGTTCTGGTGAGATCTACGTCCCTGACGTCAACCTCGCGGAAACGCTCGCGAGACAAGGGGGTGGGCGTTGCGAACCCGCGGTTGGCTTTGGGGTGGCTTCTGTGAGGAAAACGGACGTTAATCTACCGTTGGTCAGGCTGCTACTGACATGAGCGACCTGGCTGGGGCTGAGAGGTCCCCTTTCCCCCAAACCCGCAGTCTCACGACTCCCGGCCATGCCCCAGGAGACCCGGATCCACACAAGTGCTTGAAGCTCCGTGAGGAAACCGAGGCGTCACAGGTGATGGCGGAGCCGGGTGCGGGAAGCTTGAACACGGTCGCGCTGCCACCGCCTCAGCTTTCAGAGGAGCGGGGAGCCTTGTGCGCCCCCGCGGGCTGTGGCCACCCAGCCCAGATTGGAGGCGGTGGGGATCGCGGTTTCGTAGCGACCGAAGTGGGGCAGGCGGAGGCTCCGCCTCTTACGGAAGGCCTGGAAGCTGTGTCGGTGTCCGTGGCAACGGACTACCGCCTGAAAAATGGCTGTCAGAGTGGAGAGCCGCGCGGCCCTGGGGGAGAGAAGCCAGAGAGGTCGGGGTCTGAGGTGTTGGCAGAGGTGAAGGCCAAGGAagtggagactgagaagtccaCCATTTTCTCGGTAGCAGTGGATGAGGAGGTGgtagagaaggaaggagtgaaggaggaggaggaagaggtggtgGAGCAGAAGATGGAGATAGAGAAGCAAGTaggtgaagaaatagaaatgatggAGGAAAATAGAGAGGTCGAGGAGGCGAAGGAAGAAGACGGGCCCCGACCCTTGAATATAGATCTCCGCATGAACCCCCTGGAAGCCATCCAGTTGGAACTGGACACTGTGAATGCTCAGGCTGACAGGGCCTTTCAGCAACTGGAGCATAAATTTGGGCGGATGCGTCGTCACTACCTGGAGAGAAGAAACTACATCATTCAGAATATCCCGGGCTTCTGGGTCACTGCCTTTCGGAACCACCCCCAGTTGTCCCCCATGATTAGGGGCCAA
The DNA window shown above is from Ursus arctos isolate Adak ecotype North America unplaced genomic scaffold, UrsArc2.0 scaffold_13, whole genome shotgun sequence and carries:
- the TSPYL1 gene encoding testis-specific Y-encoded-like protein 1 gives rise to the protein MSDLAGAERSPFPQTRSLTTPGHAPGDPDPHKCLKLREETEASQVMAEPGAGSLNTVALPPPQLSEERGALCAPAGCGHPAQIGGGGDRGFVATEVGQAEAPPLTEGLEAVSVSVATDYRLKNGCQSGEPRGPGGEKPERSGSEVLAEVKAKEVETEKSTIFSVAVDEEVVEKEGVKEEEEEVVEQKMEIEKQVGEEIEMMEENREVEEAKEEDGPRPLNIDLRMNPLEAIQLELDTVNAQADRAFQQLEHKFGRMRRHYLERRNYIIQNIPGFWVTAFRNHPQLSPMIRGQDAEMLRYITNLEVKELRHPRTGCKFKFFFRRNPYFRNKLIVKEYEVRASGRVVSLSTPIIWRRGYEPQSFIRRSQDVVCNFFTWFSDHSLPESDKIAEIIKEDLWPNPLQYYLLREGVRRARRRPIREPVEIPRPFGFQSG